The following are from one region of the Oreochromis aureus strain Israel breed Guangdong unplaced genomic scaffold, ZZ_aureus HiC_scaffold_100, whole genome shotgun sequence genome:
- the LOC120436733 gene encoding uncharacterized protein LOC120436733, with protein sequence MDSAGRDPAAQDPVAQALIAQGAALARHEQMLERLHNEMAALTQAVARLTPLESNPQPAVPAPQEPPPAAVAAVASAPSAPQPPSDGPLPTPEPFTGEWDKCAGFLAQCTLVFREQRRFHNNDGAKITFFVQLLRDRALKWAQVVLSSDPGISYADFLSKFHTVFNKGSGAEAAALRLLNFKQGKRSMSDYSIDFWILAEETGWGQEALRSALLNNVREEVKDELIMRDLPDSLTELMALCIKVDDRLRARRLPRHYSSQEAAGQLRAGSSSELSSSRQAESADGGEQPMQIGGSHLSAAERQRRITAGRDLATSSRTPCPDSSPPRKAWRTLHPSSRQPVWWGPSPGRSSLPFARLRERSRIQEADRRGAYSFPKPSGLRPWSHISLDFVTGLPPSAGNTVILTIVDRFSKAAHFVALPKLPTALETARPLTNHVFRLHGIPDDIVSDRGPQFTSRVWKEFCASFGSKVSLSSGYHPQSNGQSERANQELEAALRCVASSNQAVWSEELPWIEYAHNSMTTSATGRSPFEASLGFQPPLFPSIEGEHSVPSVQAHLRRCRRVWKATRAALLRTKDRNKRFADRHRSSTPPMLSDKSSNCLAT encoded by the exons ATGGACTCAGCGGGTCGGGACCCAGCCGCTCAGGACCCTGTCGCTCAAGCACTCATCGCTCAGGGAGCTGCTCTGGCCCGACATGAGCAAATGCTCGAGCGGCTCCATAACGAAATGGCGGCGCTCACGCAGGCGGTCGCTCGCTTAACTCCTCTGGAAAGTAATCCCCAGCCGGCAGTTCCTGCCCCCCAGGAGCCCCCGCCTGCCGCTGTCGCAGCCGTTGCGAGCGCACCTTCGGCACCTCAGCCACCCTCAGATGGACCCCTGCCCACTCCAGAACCTTTTACGGGTGAGTGGGACAAGTGTGCTGGTTTTCTGGCTCAATGTACTCTTGTTTTTCGTGAGCAGCGGCGCTTCCATAATAACGACGGGGCCAAAATAACCTTTTTTGTCCAACTGCTGCGGGACCGGGCCTTAAAGTGGGCTCAGGTCGTGCTTAGCTCGGACCCCGGGATTTCCTATGCTGACTTTCTGTCAAAATTCCATACTGTGTTCAATAAGGGCTCGGGCGCCGAGGCTGCCGCGCTTCGTCTGCTAAACTTCAAGCAAGGTAAGCGGAGCATGTCTGACTATTCTATTGATTTTTGGATTCTGGCTGAGGAGACAGGCTGGGGACAGGAGGCCTTAAGGAGTGCACTGCTTAACAATGTTCGTGAAGAGGTGAAAGATGAGCTTATCATGCGAGATCTCCCTGACTCTCTTACCGAATTAATGGCTCTTTGCATTAAGGTGGATGATCGACTGAGAGCTCGTCGTCTGCCGCGACACTACAGTTCCCAGGAGGCCGCGGGGCAGTTGAGGGCTGGCTCCTCATCGGAGCTCAGCTCTTCCCGGCAAGCAGAGAGCGCAGACGGAGGAGAGCAACCCATGCAGATAGGAGGCTCACATCTTTCAGCCGCGGAACGCCAGCGCCGCATCACTGCCG gCCGGGATCTCGCAACGTCAAGCCGGACGCCCTGTCCCGACAGTTCTCCACCTCGGAAGGCCTGGCGGACCCTGCACCCATCCTCCCGGCAACCTGTGTGGTGGGGGCCATCTCCTGGGAGATCGAGTCTACCGTTCGCGAGGCTCAGAGAACGGAGCCGGATCCAGGAGGCGGACCGGCGGGGCGCCTATTCGTTCCCCAAACCGTCAGGCCTCAG ACCGTGGTCACATATTTCTCTGGATTTTGTGACCGGCCTCCCACCATCTGCAGGTAATACAGTCATACTCACAATCGTCGACCGTTTCTCCAAGGCAGCTCACTTTGTTGCTCTGCCCAAGCTACCTACAGCATTGGAGACCGCACGTCCACTCACCAATCACGTCTTTCGCCTGCACGGCATTCCGGATGACATCGTGTCTGACCGGGGACCCCAATTCACATCCCGAGTGTGGAAAGAGTTCTGCGCCTCATTTGGGTCTAAGGTCAGCCTGTCCTCTGGATATCATCCGCAGAGCAACGGCCAGTCTGAACGGGCGAACCAAGAGTTGGAGGCGGCCCTGCGCTGTGTCGCCTCTTCCAATCAGGCAGTCTGGAGCGAGGAACTGCCGTGGATCGAATACGCCCACAACAGCATGACCACCTCCGCCACGGGCCGGTCACCTTTCGAAGCTTCTCTGGGATTCCAGCCACCTCTTTTCCCCTCCATCGAAGGCGAACACTCTGTGCCATCAGTCCAGGCACATCTGCGTAGGTGTCGTCGGGTATGGAAGGCCACCCGGGCTGCGTTATTGCGCACCAAGGACCGCAATAAACGCTTTGCCGACCGCCATCGGTCCTCTACCCCGCCTATGCTGTCGGACAAAAG CTCAAACTGCCTCGCAACATGA